DNA sequence from the Acidobacteriota bacterium genome:
TGAGCACCGTTTTTGAAGTTTATCCTTTGGCATTAGAGGTAACGTTGCAGAAAAGCGCGCGTTCGTTCATCGCGCGGCGAAGTGAAAATCACGTCGGGCGAATCGCTTTCGATCAATTCGCCTTCGCTGAGCACCAACACCTTGTCGGCGACATCGCGGGCAAAGTTCATTTCGTGCGTGACGACAACCTGCGTCATGCCTTCGTCATCGAGTTGCCGCATGATGCTCAAGACTTCGCCAACCAGTGAAGGATCGAGCGCCGAAGTCGGTTCGTCATACAGCATCACCTTCGGCGACATCGTCAATGCGCGCGCAATCGCCGCGCGCTGCTGCTGGCCACCGGAAAGTTGCGAGGGGTAATACTCCATGCGATCTTTCAATCCGACTTTGGTCAGCAAGTTTCGCGCGCGCTCTTCGGCTTCTGCCCGATTCATCTTTTTGACCACGGTCGGAGCCAGCACAGCGTTTTCCAGCACGGTCAGATGCGGAAACAGATTGAAGCTTTGAAACACCATCCCCACTTCTTCGCGCAAATGCCGAAGCTGGGTATTGAATTGATGCTGCGAAGCGCCGTTCATTTTCAGTTCGTGTTCGCCGATACGCACACTGCCGCTGTCAAATAATTCCAGCCCATTCAGGCATCGCAACAAGGTAGACTTGCCGCAGCCCGATGGGCCGATGATGACGGTCAGTTCGGAAACGGAAACATCAAAGCTGATGCCGCGCAGCGCCGCCGCTTCGCCATAACTTTTTTGCAGATTGTTGACGGAGATAATGGTGGGCATAGGCGAGTTATGCGGCTCTCGCTTCAATGTACTCGACAACTGACGAAGGCTGTGGAATCGGTTGGCCATCTTCAACCAACCCTTCCAAATGAAATTCAATCGCTTCCTGAATCAGTTGCAACACTTCCTCTTTGGTTTCCGCTGCAGCGACACAACCAGGCAGATCAGGCACATAAGCTCCGAAACTGGTTGCTCCTTGTTCAACAATCACGGCGTAACGCATAACTTCCCTCTCAATTCTCTTCTTTCAATCCTGCCTGCTTTAGAATGCTGTTTAGCGTTCCAGGCGGAATGTCAACACTTGGTTTTCCGGCTACAGTAACCGTACCCGGCTTGGTCGGATGTTTGAATTGACGATGACTGCCTTTCGTTCGCGCCAAATACCAGCCATCGTCTTCCAACAGTTTAATGACCTCTTTCACCTTCATCGTTATCATAAGGCCATAGCCTCGCCCAAAACAGCATGTTTTATTCAGCCTACCCGCTTCCCTTTGCCCTGCCAAAACTTGTCGCGGAGCAGGTTTTTCTGAATCTTGCCGGTCGCCGTTCTTGGCAAAGCCTCAATGAAGCTGACGGATTTCGGGCATTTGTAATGCGCCAGGTTCTCGCGGCAAAAGGCGATGATGTCGTCTTCGGTGGCTCGTTCGCCGGATTTCAGCACGACCAGCGCGGCGGGGACTTCGCCCCATTTTTCGTCCGGGATGCCGATGCAGGCGGCTTCCAGGACTTTGGGATGTTTGTAGAGCATGCCTTCGACTTCGATGGAAGAGATGTTTTCGCCCCCGGAAATAATCAGGTCTTTTTTGCGGTCTACGATTTCGACCATGCCTTCGGCGTCCATCGTCGCCATATCGCCAGTGTGAAACCATCCGTCCACGATGACGGCGTCGGTGGCTTCGGGTTGCCGCCAGTATCCTTTCATCACCACATTGCTGCGGGCAATAATTTCGCCGACTGATTTGTTGTCGGGCGGAACGTCGTTGCCTTCTTCATCCACGACACGAATTTCCACGTCGAGCATTTCGTATCCCGTGCGGGTTTGAACGCGGTATTTTTCTTCCGTCGGCAAATCTTTCATGTGCGGTTTGACCTTGCTGACGGTCAAAAACGGCGAGGTTTCGGTCAAACCGTAAATCTGAATCACCTGCCAGCCCAGCTTTTCCTGCATCCCTTTGATTGAAGCCATTGGCGGAGCCGACCCGGCAGTGGCGACGCGAACACCTTCGCGCGGTAAAGCAGCGCGCTGTTCATCGGTCAGCGGATGATTCAGCGCCAGATTGATCATTATTGGCGGCATGCAGGCGAAGGTCATGCCTTCGCGCGTGGCCATGGCAAAGAAACTGGCTGGTTCATATTTTTTGACAATGACGTGTTTGGCCCCGACGCCCGTGACGGCATAGGGCAATCCCCATCCGTTGCAATGAAATTGTGCCAGCGTGTGAAAGTAAACGTCGTCGGGTTTCAAGCTGAATTCGATGATCGAGTTTATGGCGTTGATGTACAGATTGCGATGCGTGGACATCACGCCTTTCGGGCGGCCGGTCGTGCCGGAGGTATACAGAATCGTCGCGATGTCGTTTTCATCCACTTCGGCAGGTTTCGGAGCCGCTGGCGAAGCCAGGTAAAGCAATGTGTCGTAATTTTGCCAGCTTGATGGAATCGTGCCGCCGTTGGAAAAGGTCATGAATTGCTGGACGGTTTTCAGTTCGCCGCGAATGGATTCGACGGTGGGAACCAACCAGTCTTCGACAATCAGGACTTTGGCTTCGGCGTGGTTGAGGATGTAATTGAAGTCGTCAGCAATCAGCCGGAAGTTGATCGGCATGTACACCGCGCCCATCAGCGGCGCACCGAAAAATCCATCCATCAACCGATGATCGTTTTGCGAAATGATGGCAACGCGGTCACCTTGCTGGACGCCGAGACTTCTCATCAAGTTCACCCAGCGGTTCACGCGCTCGCCCAACTGGTTATAGGTCAGCCGAAGATCGCCCGAAACGACGGCTTCCTGGTTACCATACACAGCCATCGCGCGTTTGAGAAAATCATATTCATTGAATTGTACAATCACGATTACCTGCCTCCGAAGGTATTGTTCCAAGAATGGGCGCAGATTAGCACAGCCGTTTTTTACCGTCAGCAGCGTCTTGCGCATAATTCATGATTCATCCGCCATTCGCCCTGAATAAGCTCTCTCCCCTGCCCTCAATGGTAATGTGGAGCTTGAATTGATTCCGATTGATTGCGCCCGATGGAAACGGTTTCTATAATCCACCTGCTTTTTCCAAACCAATCGCGGTTCAATAATCAATGGATCAATCCGAAAAGCCCCGAAGTGAAAAACTGACGCACGGTTTCGAGCGCGAAGACCGTTTTGCCCTGCTGGCCCTCTCTGCATTGTTTGTTGTGATGATGGCGGCTTCGTGGCAGCGGTGGACGCAACCATTGCTGGATCACGGGCGCGAAATGAATTTGCCCGCGCGTATTCTGGCTGGTGAGCGGTTGTATTCCGATGTGCAGTTTTTGTATGGGCCGTTTGCGCCACACTTCAATGCGTTGCTGTACAAACTCTTCGGCATTCATTTGGGAACATTGAAAGTCAGCGGGACGATTTGCGCTCTTCTGATCCTGCTGGGGATTTACTGGTTGTCGCGGCAATTGATGTCCGTGTGGGAATCGGCGGCGGTCACAGGATTGGTGTTGGTCATCTGCGCCATCAAATCCACGGCCAATTACATCCAACCCTATGCCTACGCTGCGTTGTACGGATTTCTGTTTTCCCTGTCTTCGCTGGTTTGCACCGTGAAATTCGTGCAAACGCGACAAGCCAAATTGATGGCCTGGGCGGGATTTTTCGCGGGCTTGTCGCTGATTTCCAAGCCGGAAATTGCGCTTGCCGGATGGGCGGCGGCGGCAGTGGTGTTGTTGACGGAAAGTGTGTCGGCGCGCAAGGCGCTGGGACGAGAAGCGTTGAATTTCGTGTTGCCCGTCATTGTCATTTTCGCGGCAAGTTACGGGTTCATTTTGAGCCGTACGCCGCTGTCGGTGTTGTTGAATGACAACCACGTGCTGTTCACCAACATGCCGCCGCAGTTGGTGTACTTCAACCGGCACATCAGCGGATTAGCCAAATTGCCGATGTCGTTGTGGTTTTCGCTGACGGGCATCGCCGTTTTCGGCGTATGGGCCGGAGCCTGCGCATTGGTCGGTTCGGCGTTATCGTTTCGCAGGCAAAATTGGCTGCAATCGCTTCGGTTGAGCGCGCTGGTATTGCTGATCAGCGCCGTGTTGCGGGAAGCCGCAATTAAATTTTTGAACGTTCCGGACGATGTGACGCCCTTTGCTTCGGCGATTTTTGCCTTGCCCGTGGTCATTGGCGTCATAGGTTGGCGAATCTGGAAAGCCCGGCAAACCGGCCTAAGCGTTTCTGTTGAACAGCGAATTTTGCTGGCGCTGTCGGTATTCAGCCTGTTTTCGATTTTACGGGCATTGTTGAACGTCACAACCACTGGGCCGTACACACCTTTTTTCATCCCGACGCTGATTGTTGTTTTTTTGTACCTGCTATTCCGAGCCACGCCCGTGTTTCTGGCTGCCCCGCCACAGGTTCGCTTGAACGCTCGCCACGTTGCCGTTTGTTTGATCGCGTTGCTGGTCATCGGATTGGGAATCAATTCGGCGCGACGCTTTCGCAAAATCAACACCTTTGAAGTCAGTTCCGCACGCGGCAGTTTCATCACCCTGCCGGAAATCGGCGAACCGTTGCAAGCGGCCATCCGCTTTGCCGAAGAACAAACCAAACCCGGAGAATATGTGTTGACGCTGCCCGTCGCGACGACCATTAACTTTATGGCTGCGCGGCCTTACCCGTTGCGCGAAGAAATCGTGCATCCAGGATTCCTGACCGACGAAAAAGAATTTGACGCCATCGAACGGATCAAAGCCCGCAAGGTTCCATTGGTGTTGGTGGCCAATCTGATCACTTCGGAATTTCGCGACCGTGTATTCGGCGCGGATTACAACAAAGAATTGATGCGCTGGATCACGGAAAATTATCACCTGGTCAAACGCTTTGAATCCCACCGGCGACAAGGAGCGAATTTCGACAACACGCCGTTCTTCATTTTGGCCTACGAACGCAACCCATGACCGCTCCCAAAGTTACCTCCGCCGCCAAATTAGATCGGTTTTCAGATGGGTGTCTGGGAATTCAACAACTCAACACAAAGGATCAAAGGAACTCAGGTTCAAAGAGTCTTTTATTGCCCATCGAAATCCTTCCTTTGATCCTTTGTGTTGAGCCGTACATCCTCATGAAAACCGACCTAAAACGCGCGCTCGGCTTGCGCGATTTGATGCTGCTGAACATTGTCGCCGTTTACACGCCCGGTACGTGCTGACCGTGTTTTTGTCCGTTGTTGCGCTGGTTTCCTTGATCGGCGGCTCGATTGTTCTGGTGTTGGTGACGTATGGATATTTGCTGTTGGCTTGGCGACGATTGAATCCCAAACGCAATCTTCGCCGGGATTTGTTGAGCGTCGCGGGATCGCTGGTTATTGACGCGGCGACGGCGTTTTGCTTCATCCCGCCACCAACTGTTGACAACGACGTTCTCAAATTCGAAGCCAGTCTGATTGGCTCTGTCTCCTTCCTTTTGATCATCGGCCTGGCGGTGTATCTGCTGCGCAAACCTCAAAAAAGCTAAGTTGGTTTAACAGTTCAGCCATCTATAGTTACGGCGTTTCGCGTGCTTGCTTTTCAATCCCGCCAAGACTATTTTGCTGATGGTCTTACATTGCTTGTAAAGGCACTTTGCAATCTTCATCCGCTTATCAACACAAATAACGAACTGAAAGACATTTCGGGCTTTGCCGGGCAGTTTTCAAACGCAACTTCAATCCGTCAATACAAACCTTTCCAGCTACAGGAGGAAGATTATGTGTCAACCATTTGTACGGTTCGTGGCTGCAATGACATTAACTTGCGCCGCGACGATCTTTGCATTTGGCCAGGCTGACGTTTCTTCG
Encoded proteins:
- a CDS encoding long-chain-fatty-acid--CoA ligase produces the protein MIVQFNEYDFLKRAMAVYGNQEAVVSGDLRLTYNQLGERVNRWVNLMRSLGVQQGDRVAIISQNDHRLMDGFFGAPLMGAVYMPINFRLIADDFNYILNHAEAKVLIVEDWLVPTVESIRGELKTVQQFMTFSNGGTIPSSWQNYDTLLYLASPAAPKPAEVDENDIATILYTSGTTGRPKGVMSTHRNLYINAINSIIEFSLKPDDVYFHTLAQFHCNGWGLPYAVTGVGAKHVIVKKYEPASFFAMATREGMTFACMPPIMINLALNHPLTDEQRAALPREGVRVATAGSAPPMASIKGMQEKLGWQVIQIYGLTETSPFLTVSKVKPHMKDLPTEEKYRVQTRTGYEMLDVEIRVVDEEGNDVPPDNKSVGEIIARSNVVMKGYWRQPEATDAVIVDGWFHTGDMATMDAEGMVEIVDRKKDLIISGGENISSIEVEGMLYKHPKVLEAACIGIPDEKWGEVPAALVVLKSGERATEDDIIAFCRENLAHYKCPKSVSFIEALPRTATGKIQKNLLRDKFWQGKGKRVG
- a CDS encoding amino acid ABC transporter ATP-binding protein; the encoded protein is MISVNNLQKSYGEAAALRGISFDVSVSELTVIIGPSGCGKSTLLRCLNGLELFDSGSVRIGEHELKMNGASQHQFNTQLRHLREEVGMVFQSFNLFPHLTVLENAVLAPTVVKKMNRAEAEERARNLLTKVGLKDRMEYYPSQLSGGQQQRAAIARALTMSPKVMLYDEPTSALDPSLVGEVLSIMRQLDDEGMTQVVVTHEMNFARDVADKVLVLSEGELIESDSPDVIFTSPRDERTRAFLQRYL
- a CDS encoding glycosyltransferase family 39 protein; translation: MDQSEKPRSEKLTHGFEREDRFALLALSALFVVMMAASWQRWTQPLLDHGREMNLPARILAGERLYSDVQFLYGPFAPHFNALLYKLFGIHLGTLKVSGTICALLILLGIYWLSRQLMSVWESAAVTGLVLVICAIKSTANYIQPYAYAALYGFLFSLSSLVCTVKFVQTRQAKLMAWAGFFAGLSLISKPEIALAGWAAAAVVLLTESVSARKALGREALNFVLPVIVIFAASYGFILSRTPLSVLLNDNHVLFTNMPPQLVYFNRHISGLAKLPMSLWFSLTGIAVFGVWAGACALVGSALSFRRQNWLQSLRLSALVLLISAVLREAAIKFLNVPDDVTPFASAIFALPVVIGVIGWRIWKARQTGLSVSVEQRILLALSVFSLFSILRALLNVTTTGPYTPFFIPTLIVVFLYLLFRATPVFLAAPPQVRLNARHVAVCLIALLVIGLGINSARRFRKINTFEVSSARGSFITLPEIGEPLQAAIRFAEEQTKPGEYVLTLPVATTINFMAARPYPLREEIVHPGFLTDEKEFDAIERIKARKVPLVLVANLITSEFRDRVFGADYNKELMRWITENYHLVKRFESHRRQGANFDNTPFFILAYERNP
- a CDS encoding type II toxin-antitoxin system HicA family toxin, with protein sequence MKVKEVIKLLEDDGWYLARTKGSHRQFKHPTKPGTVTVAGKPSVDIPPGTLNSILKQAGLKEEN
- a CDS encoding type II toxin-antitoxin system HicB family antitoxin — encoded protein: MRYAVIVEQGATSFGAYVPDLPGCVAAAETKEEVLQLIQEAIEFHLEGLVEDGQPIPQPSSVVEYIEARAA